A genomic segment from Propioniciclava sp. MC1595 encodes:
- the narJ gene encoding nitrate reductase molybdenum cofactor assembly chaperone: MSRRPAEWLGRLVGGGRPQPAASEMPVRRRHPAPTLPEPQLRTAWQLASLLLSYPDERVLGLLPAIREAAVTLPDAVGQPLLRLADHLADADAQAVCTAYVDTFDTTRKCALHLTYYAHGDTRKRGIALVQFKQAFRRAGLEVNDDELPDHLSVVLEFGATGSVDVAWKLLNDHRSGIELLQLGLDAKDSPWADAVTALRATLPPLDGTQAEAVARLLAEGPPNEEVGLDGYALDPRLNPHPADDDLDLSLDLTGAQR; this comes from the coding sequence GTGAGCCGACGACCCGCCGAGTGGCTCGGCCGCCTCGTGGGGGGCGGCCGGCCGCAGCCCGCGGCGTCCGAGATGCCGGTGCGGCGCAGGCACCCGGCCCCCACCCTGCCCGAGCCCCAGCTGCGCACCGCCTGGCAGTTGGCCTCGCTGCTGCTCAGCTACCCCGACGAGCGGGTGCTGGGCCTGCTGCCGGCCATCCGTGAGGCGGCCGTTACGCTGCCGGACGCCGTGGGCCAGCCCCTGCTGCGCCTGGCCGACCACCTGGCCGACGCCGACGCCCAAGCCGTGTGCACGGCCTACGTGGACACCTTCGACACCACCCGCAAGTGCGCCCTGCACCTGACCTACTACGCCCACGGCGACACCCGGAAGCGGGGCATCGCGCTGGTGCAGTTCAAGCAGGCGTTCCGGCGGGCGGGCCTCGAGGTGAACGACGACGAACTGCCCGACCACCTGTCGGTGGTGCTGGAGTTCGGCGCCACGGGCTCGGTCGACGTGGCGTGGAAGCTGCTGAACGACCACCGGTCCGGGATCGAGCTGCTGCAGCTCGGCCTGGACGCCAAGGACTCGCCGTGGGCGGACGCCGTGACCGCCCTGCGCGCGACGCTCCCGCCGCTGGACGGCACGCAGGCCGAGGCCGTGGCCCGACTGCTCGCCGAGGGTCCGCCCAACGAGGAGGTCGGCCTCGACGGCTACGCCCTCGACCCGCGGCTCAACCCCCACCCCGCCGACGACGACCTCGACCTCTCGCTCGACCTGACAGGAGCCCAACGATGA